ACCCCATCGACCCGTGCTTGGCCGTAGGGCTGCTTGGCTATGTACCAGGATCGAGATCTTTTAGTACCGAACCATTGTCTGATAGTACGTTCATCTTAATCTGACGGCATGCCTTGGGGACAAGGGGATGAAGAACATATGGGAACTATCTAGTTGTTTGGAGTTGACAATGATGTCAAGTCGGGTTAATCTACGCTAGATATCATTCCGTAGTCTTTGTTTCCCGTCGCCTACTCCGAATGGCTCTGTTGATTTCTTTGTTCGGGTTGCACTAGGAAAACGCCTTCGTGCAATTATGGATACATCGGCTGGCGATGACCGACGACCAATAACTCACTGAGCCAGGAGGGAACTTAGCATTCAGAGTCACGAGTCTTGAGGGTTCAATATTATTGGTGTTGAAATCCCGGGTGCTAGACTTGCACAAATGTCTTGCTGATAATGGATGGGTTGCCAATATCAGATGTAGCAGTCCCTCCCTCCCTATCTATTGAACTCTTCTGTGAATCAATAGAGGATCGATATAACGGGATGAGCTCTGCAACACTCAGCCAGACTCTcatcccatcatcaacgTATGCTGCACCAGCCCCTGGAGGAAACCATCTTTATTGCAAGCATTAGCCCCCAAGACCCATCTAAAAGTACAGATTCATGTTTCCCCTTCTATCCGTCGCTGGACCCCGCTCAGGCGCTCTTCACcaccttgtcgtcgtcaaactCTATGTCAACAATCCCGTCCGCCTTGACCGCCTTGACCACCATGCCCTTGAAGTCAATCGGTAATCGGCGCTTCAGCTCGTCGGTGCACATGGTCAGGATCTTGATGCCCTGGCCGAGCGTGATAtcagggtggtggtgcttgTCCAGGATGGAAAGGCAGTAGTATCTGTGGGATCATGTCAGTCTGGATCCATGTCTCGGGCACCTCgcccttcaacaccaaggaaCCAACGTACTGTGCGTATCCGTGCGCCGCATAGGGAACCTCGGCCAGCGACGCTAGGTAGTCGAGCCAGTACAGCGACGGCTTGCCGGTGATGGGGTCGACACCTCCcatgaggaggttgacgtTGTAGGGCTTGCGGGATCGCAGACTCGTGGCGAGCTCTCCACGAACAAAGTGCGCCAGGCCGGAGGGGGATAGGTCGGACTCGTTGCGCATAGAGTAGAGCTGGGCATTTCGTTGGATGTATTCGGCGAATTGGACTGCGAGGAGGCGTTAGCTGTCGTCATGGGCAGTGATTCAGCTCACGGCTGCTCGATGCTCCAGTACCTGTGTCACCGGCCTCTCCAGAGAATGCCAGGAGGGTATGCTTGTTGAGGGCTCTGGTCTTGTCGTCGGATgccttgaggatggtggCGCCTCGCATCGCAGCCTTGGATGCTgcgatgatggtgaagtCCTTGCCAGTGATTCCCAACAGTACCTCCCTGGGAAGATAGCATTAGCAGGCAATACAGCTGTAGCTGCAGCTCGGAAGAAGCTCACATGTTGGCGATTTTATGATTTGTTGGGAGAgaagttgtcgaggttgagtgTAGACGAGTTGTAGTTGTCAGCCTTTCTTGGAGGtccagcaacagcagcaaccaaGCAAGCTCCCCCGTTAGGCTGTAGCGCTGCGCGTCAGTATCCGTGAGCTGCCCACGCCTGCTGCTTTGTGCCCCTCCTGACCGCTCGAGCCGGAAAAACTGGCCCCAGTCGTCAGCTTGTGATTCGCCGGGCGCTGCAGGTGGTTTTTCCGAGTTCCACTGTCGctcaactttttttttcagaCAGCCCAGAAATTTATTCGCAGAGGGTCAGTTTGAAGTCGTGAGCAGGCTGCCAAACTCACGGCGTCGCCACCATGTCTTCTTTCTTTACGGTTCCAGGCTCccagaagaagcgcaagcgcaCAGCAGCCCCGGAGCCACCAAAGAAGAGGCTCGCTGCCTCAAAATCCTCAGGAAAGGCACCTTCAAAGGCCCCCGGCCCCACCAAGAATCGAGTCGAgcgagacgacgacgagtccATCTCTGGGAGCGATTcagacgaggatgacgagagcTATGACAGCGTTTCGAACGACAGCGACGCCAAGGATCAGGATGAGTCGGACGACGAGGGAGAGACTGCCGCCGAGCGGAGGTTGCGGCTCGCAGAGCGATACCTCGAGAACGTCAAGGAGCACGTGGACGAGGCCGGATTCGATGCGGCAGACATTGACCGGGACCTGATCGCCGAGCGACTACAAGAGGACGTGGCCGAGACAAAGGGACGAGTGTATCGCCAATTGGCCTCTGAGCTGGCCATTGACAAGGCCACGCGCACCTTTTTCCGAAGCAACACCAACGCCGTCACCTCGATCGCCGCGTGCGCCCCCTACAtctacaccaccaccaaggaccTATACGTACAAAAGTGGAAGACCCAGGACCTTCCGCAGCACCAGTACCCGCAGACGACGAGGCGGAAACCAAAGAAGCCCCCAGCGCCCCCGAGGAAGCAGCCCAAGCTCGAGACGTGGCTCAAGGGCACCACGGCAAAgtccaaggacaagaactACCAGCGCCACACGGAccgcatcctcgccatcgccgcgTCGTCGGACGGCAAGTTTGTGGCCACCGGCGGCGCAGAccacaagctcatcatctaCGACGCCCCTACCCTCAAGCCCCTGAAGGTCTTTACCCACCACCGCGATGCTGTCACTGGTCTGGCATTCCGCAGGGGGACCAACCAGCTGTACTCATGCTCCAAGGATCGCACGGTCAAGGTCTGGAGTTTGGACGAGCTGGCCTACGTCGAGACACTTTTCGGCCACCAAGACGAGGTTCTCGACATTGACGCCCTCGCGCAGGAGCGCTGCGTCAGCGTGGGCGCGCGCGACCGAACGGCTCGTCTGTGGAAGGTAGCTGAAGAGACACAGCTCGTCTTCCGTGGCGGTGCTGTGGACAAGAAGTCTCGGCCGGCCGTCAACCCGCGCTCACTCCTCCACGAGGGTAGCATGGACCGTGTCGCCATGATCGACGACGACCTCTTTGTCACCGGAAGCGACAACGGTTCCCTCGCCTTGTGGAGTGttcagaagaagaagcccgtgTACATCGAACCCATTGCGCATGGCATCGACAAGCCCCTGGATCCTAAGGAGGCGTCAGCTGAGCAGGATCCAGACCCTCAAGTCGTCCCGCCCCCAACACCCCGCTGGATCACCGCCATAAAGACCATCCCC
This genomic interval from Fusarium keratoplasticum isolate Fu6.1 chromosome 9, whole genome shotgun sequence contains the following:
- a CDS encoding Proteasome subunit beta translates to MEVLLGITGKDFTIIAASKAAMRGATILKASDDKTRALNKHTLLAFSGEAGDTVQFAEYIQRNAQLYSMRNESDLSPSGLAHFVRGELATSLRSRKPYNVNLLMGGVDPITGKPSLYWLDYLASLAEVPYAAHGYAQYYCLSILDKHHHPDITLGQGIKILTMCTDELKRRLPIDFKGMVVKAVKADGIVDIEFDDDKVVKSA